The Pseudoxanthomonas sp. genome segment GAGCGACGTGATGGCGCCCTCCGCCGCGAGCCACGCGGCCAGCCCGCCATCCAGCACCGCCACCCGGGCATGACCCAGCAGCCTCAACAACCACCACAGGCGCGCGGCGGCCATGCTGCCGTCGCCCGCGTCGTAGACCACCACCTGGTGCGACGGCCCGATGCCCCACTCACGCAGCCTGCGGGCGAACGCATCGCGGTCGGGCAGCGGATGCCGACCTTCTCCGACTTTAGACAGATCCGAGAGATCGAGATTCAGGTCCGCATAGACGGCACCCGGAAGATGCGCGTCCGTGTAGGCGGTCCGTCCGGCATCCGGCGCCGCGTTGAGCATCACGAAGCGCGCGTCGACCAGCCGCAGGTCGGGATGGTCGAGCGCGGCGGCCAGGGCCGTGGCGTCGACGAGGGTGGTCCAGTTCATGCCAGGCGCTCCAGGCGTTGCCGCAGGTTGAACAGAATCGCCGCGGTCGCGCCCCAGATGCGCTGCCCCGGCCAGGCGTACTCCAGCACCGCGCGCCGGCGCCCGCGATAGTCCACCTCGACGCGGCGCAGGTTGTCCGGCGACAGCAGATAGTCGAGGGGCACCTCGAACACATCCGCAACTTCGTTGGGTTCGGGCACCGGCACGAAGGCCGGATCGATCAGGGCCACCACCGGCATCACGCGGAAACCGCTGATGGTGGTGAAGGGGTCGAGGAAGCCCAACGGCGTGACCTGCGAGGCCGGCAGTGCGATTTCCTCATGGCTTTCGCGCAGCGCGGCCGCGACCGCGTCGGGATCCGTCGGCTCGATGCGGCCGCCGGGAAAACTCACCTGTCCTCCGTGGTGACGCAGGCCGTCGGTGCGGCGCGTCAGCAGCACCTGGGTACCCTCGGCACGGGGAACAAGACCCGCCAGCACGGCCGCTTCGGCCAGCGGACCCGGCGGCAGCAGATCGACCAGGTCGTCGTGGTTCCAGCCCGCCGCACTCGGCACGGTATCCAGCGGATGCAGCGCACGACGCAGTGCGCCGCCTTCGCGCAACCGCTGCTCGAGTGGCAAGCGGGCATGTTCGCGCGCGGGCAGTACGTGCTCCATCAGACGCAGGCGTTCGTCATCGTTCATCTGCGACCAGCGCGCGATCTCGGATGTGGTACGGAGGCAGCCTTCGCACAGTCCATGGGTATCCAGTGTGCAGACGCCGATGCATGGACTCAACACGGCGCGGAATGCGGTATTCATGGCTTCGGGCACCTGCGGAGGGTAGCGCGGAAACGCCGCCCTGCGCTGGAAAGCACTGCGCCGGCACGAGGCCGGCGCAGGGGGAACAAAGTCACTGGATCCCCGCCTTCGCGGGGATGACGCAATGACAAAGGCGTCCGCGCGGTGCGCGGACGCGTCATTGCGTCACTTGACGCTGACCAGCTTGATCTCGAAGACGACGGCCACGTTCGGCGGGAAGCCGGTGCGCGGGTCGGCGCCGTAGGCCTTGTCCGGCGGCAGGGCGACTTCCCACTTGGCGCCGGCCGGCATCTGCAACAGGGCTTCGCGCATCGCCGGCATTTCGACGGCGCTGACCTTGAGGTCCTTCATCGGCTGCGGCGGACGGGCTTCGGCCGGACGCTGGCCGAACGGATAGGGACCGGACACCAGCAGTTCCACCGTGCTCGCCTGGGTCGGCTTGGCACCGGTACCGTTCTCCAGCACCTTGTAGGCGACGCCGCTGGCCAGCGTCTTCACGCCGGGCTGGCCCTTGAACGTGGCGATGAACTGGTCGCTCTTGGTCTTGTTCTCGCCGGCGACCTTGTCGTACTCGGCCTTGGCCTGCTGGGCGCGGGCCTGCTCGCGCTTCTGGAAGGCTTCCAGCGCGGGCTTGAGCTGATCGGCG includes the following:
- a CDS encoding CoA pyrophosphatase; translated protein: MNTAFRAVLSPCIGVCTLDTHGLCEGCLRTTSEIARWSQMNDDERLRLMEHVLPAREHARLPLEQRLREGGALRRALHPLDTVPSAAGWNHDDLVDLLPPGPLAEAAVLAGLVPRAEGTQVLLTRRTDGLRHHGGQVSFPGGRIEPTDPDAVAAALRESHEEIALPASQVTPLGFLDPFTTISGFRVMPVVALIDPAFVPVPEPNEVADVFEVPLDYLLSPDNLRRVEVDYRGRRRAVLEYAWPGQRIWGATAAILFNLRQRLERLA
- a CDS encoding FKBP-type peptidyl-prolyl cis-trans isomerase N-terminal domain-containing protein, whose product is MKLRSIAVAVAAFAMAGSALAQDVSSEKGKLSYYFGYDYGNNLAELTGRGEQLDINSVVKGLQDAYAKKQPALTADQLKPALEAFQKREQARAQQAKAEYDKVAGENKTKSDQFIATFKGQPGVKTLASGVAYKVLENGTGAKPTQASTVELLVSGPYPFGQRPAEARPPQPMKDLKVSAVEMPAMREALLQMPAGAKWEVALPPDKAYGADPRTGFPPNVAVVFEIKLVSVK